A window from Salvia miltiorrhiza cultivar Shanhuang (shh) chromosome 2, IMPLAD_Smil_shh, whole genome shotgun sequence encodes these proteins:
- the LOC131013281 gene encoding E3 ubiquitin-protein ligase RMA1H1-like, protein MAYEQSFGAPTMHLGSEGDVSHKQKWSSVSQSAMMLENSNGGFDCNICLESCHEPVVTLCGHLYCWPCIYKWLHVQSSSFESDERPRCPVCKAFISNSSLVPLYGRGRSPSESEAKKRQLDSTVPPRPAALGLNTLLDTSASVSSDSNQQNNPNPFHQDNQTFDQQQRFPNPFGNYSSIPPPTTTSFFSPTINMVSEIVFAGMFGSSDSNMFAYPYTNSYPLIGNGSPRLRRHEVQLDKSLNRVSIFLFCCIALCLILF, encoded by the coding sequence ATGGCTTATGAGCAAAGCTTTGGTGCCCCAACCATGCATTTGGGATCCGAGGGTGATGTCTCGCACAAACAAAAATGGAGTTCAGTTTCACAGTCTGCTATGATGTTGGAAAACTCAAATGGAGGCTTTGATTGCAATATATGTCTAGAGTCATGTCACGAACCTGTGGTAACTCTCTGTGGTCACCTGTACTGCTGgccatgtatttataaatggctCCATGTTCAGAGCTCGTCGTTCGAGTCAGATGAGCGACCTAGATGTCCAGTCTGCAAGGCATTCATCTCTAATTCCTCTTTGGTCCCCCTCTATGGTCGAGGTAGGTCTCCATCCGAATCTGAAGCCAAGAAACGCCAGTTGGATTCAACTGTACCTCCCAGGCCAGCAGCACTTGGGCTGAATACCCTGCTTGATACTTCAGCATCAGTTTCTTCCGATTCTAATCAGCAAAATAATCCAAACCCGTTTCATCAGGATAACCAGACCTTCGATCAACAGCAGCGCTTCCCCAATCCGTTTGGTAACTATTCTTCTATCCCTCCACCCACAACAACCAGCTTCTTCAGTCCGACAATTAACATGGTCAGTGAAATAGTGTTTGCTGGTATGTTTGGGAGCTCAGACTCGAATATGTTTGCTTATCCATACACGAATTCTTACCCCCTAATAGGAAATGGTAGCCCAAGGTTGAGAAGGCACGAAGTTCAGCTGGACAAGTCACTGAACAGAGTGTCGATCTTTCTTTTCTGCTGCATTGCTTTGTGCCTTATCTTGTTTTAG